The genomic region GCTCATAGATCACCTGAATTGGCTGCGGACTTTGCAAAATGTGCAGAAAAACAGGGTATAGAAGCAATAATAGCAATAGCAGGAAAAGCTGCTCATTTAGCAGGAGTTATAGCAGCTATGACACCATTACCTGTAATTGGGCTTCCTGTTAAATCTTCTACAATGGATGGATTAGATTCTTTATTATCAGTTGTACAGATGCCTAAAGGAGTTCCTGTAGCTACTGTTGCTATTAATGGTGGAGAAAATGCTGGCTTACTAGCAGTCCAAATATTATCAGTAAAATACCCTGAGCTAAGGGAAAAGCTAAAAGACTACAAAAAG from Clostridium isatidis harbors:
- the purE gene encoding 5-(carboxyamino)imidazole ribonucleotide mutase, which encodes MKLAIVMGSISDKEIAYKVIEILEKFEVKYEVKVISAHRSPELAADFAKCAEKQGIEAIIAIAGKAAHLAGVIAAMTPLPVIGLPVKSSTMDGLDSLLSVVQMPKGVPVATVAINGGENAGLLAVQILSVKYPELREKLKDYKKKMTEDVIKMNKELNEILKK